The DNA segment TTGTAGTTCTTAACCACACCACTTGCATTACCCGATTGTCTTAACTGTAAATACCCACTTTTGGAGCTATAGGCCATCACTGAGATATTTTCAACTAAAATACTCCAATCAGTACAAGCATCATAAACCAAACCAGTATTAAAATCAAGAAAATACTCACCATCAGCACCCCGAGGGTTCAATTTAATACCTGAATAATAATTAACAGTAGGTACCACCACTTCGAAAGATTCACTCAACATCTCTTCTTGCGTACCCCCAAAATAACTCGCTTTAACAGTCACCTCACTAGCGCTTACTGAAAACAAATCTTCACCCAATATTACCACAAGTTCAGTTCCATCATCATTCACCGTAAATGAAGCCGACTGACCATTAAATAACATTTCATCAATCAAGGTTAAATTTTCACCCTCAAACACTATTTCACTACCTGTAACTCCCTGATTAGGAATCACACTAAAAGATGGCAAAATACGATACAAAGATATTTTTCCTATTGACTGAACCTGTTCAAGAATTCCATTATTGTTGTATGAAAGAGACACATTTGCAGGTTCTTCATCCTCTTCAAAAAATGGGACCTCTACCAGGAAAAAATCATCAGTTTTTTCGACAATATTTGCCTTTGAAGATCCAAAATACACATCATAAACAACCTCCAAATTATCTCCTTCTATTTTAAACACACTGTTTGGAAGTACCTGTTGATCTGTAAAATCAGCAATAGTAGGCACAGCATATACCACTGTAAATTCACTTGCAGAGCTTACTGACCCCACTGTATTACTGACTGTAATATAACCAGAGACAGAACCTTTTTCAAGTTTTGCCACCACCTCGTTATTACTGATTCGATATTTAATTGTAGCAAGACTATCACCAAAATAGATCATATTCGCACTACCCAAGTGATCCCCTTTAATCGTAATTTCATCCCCATAAGAACCAGAAGTAGGCTCAAAACTCTCTATTACGGGATTCGCCTCTTCAATTGCATCATATACTAATTCCTCATCACACCCGTAGTTAAATGCGATCAATAGCGTCAATATCAATAAACTAACATTTTTCATAGTTTCCATTTTTTGCACATTAATAACCTGGATTTTGCGTTGCATTAGTAGCTACAGTAATTACACTGTTAGGTATAGGCAGTAAAAATTGCCATTCCTGTAGCGTTCTTCCATCCTCGCTTAAATAACTCATATCACTGGCCACACCAGCATAATATAATTCAGAATCCACAGCTCCTTCTTCAGATATAGTATTTATAATGATTTCATCATTAAAATGAGCTTCCATCACCGCAGTCAATCTATTGGTTCTCAATAGGTCATAAAAACGGTGGTTTTCAAAGGCAAACTCCAACCTTCTTTCCTTTTCAATGGCTAATTTCATATCCCATTGAGTAGGCACATCTAACACTTCAATAGAATCAAGATCCACCCTATTTCTCACTTCATTTACATATGGCAAGGCATCCGCAACACTTGAAGTTTCGTTTTCTATTTCAGCCAACATCAACAAAACATCGGCATAACGAAGAACAATCCAATCATTTTCAGCATCTAATTCATTTTCAAATTCAGATAAGTATTTACTAACAAAAGGAACGAAGTTCTCGTTACCACTATCATCCACCCAACGATCATACATTACTACATCCTTACGAATCACATCACCTTCTGCATCATAAGCTTCAATCAGGTCATTAGATGGCGTATTGTAACTATAAGACCTTCCTGACACCAAACTACCATCACGCGGCGCAAAATAATTTGCAAAAGGAGAACCTTGACCATACCCTCCTGACAAATAACGAATTGCAAATATAATCTCTTCATTCATCTCATTATTCACATCAAACACATCCTCATATTCTCCAAGCAATGCATATCCACTATTATCTTTTACATCCGTCAATAAAGTTTTCGCACTAGAATATTCTTCTAATGTTAAATAAACTTTAGCTAACAAGGTTTTTGCAGCCCAGGATGTAGCACGTCCCAAATCGGCATCATCATACGAATCAGGAAGTAAACCTGTAGATCCAGATTCTCCACCTGCCATCACCAAGTCACTTTTGATAACCTCGTAGACATCCTGAACAGAGCTTCTTGAGAGATTATTTCCTTCATCAATACTGAGTCTTTCTGTAACTAAAAAAACAGGACCATACAAACGAACTAAATTAAAATAGATATAAGCCCTGATAAATCGCACTTCTCCTTCCAATTGATTCTTTAAATTAGCATCAGAAACAACACCTATATTTTCAAGCACTACATTACAATTATTGATCGCCTTATAAGCAGCCTCCCAATATGCTTGATTTTCGGCATGTGTTGTTTCTACCGTAAAATTATCCAGCTGTCTCAAACGAACATTTACAGCATCTCCCGTATTTTTAATATACAAACGCGCATTATCTGAACGCACCTCTGTCAAACGCCATTCTTCATTTGACAGACTTCTCAAACTGCTATAACAAGCAATCGTAGCCATTTCAAGTTCCTCATCGTTACTATAGAAGCTTCCTTCCCCCAACTGATCAATAGGATCCATATCTAAATAATCTTCACAAGAAGAGAATACCCAAATAGCCAATAGCATTAAAGCAAAATTTATATATTTTTTCATCATCTATTTGATTTTGATTATATCATTAAAAACTAATATCAATACCTGCACTATATACCCTTTGAATCGGGAATGCACCTCGTTGATAACCATCAACCAATGGGCTTGCATAATTACTGCCTGATGTTTTGCGCGCCTCAGGATTGATACCTCTATAATCATCCGACCACCAATACAAAAGATTTTGTCCACTCAAATAGAACCTCACATTCGAAACTCTTATTTTTCGCGCTAAATCTTTAGACAAACTATAACCAACAGTAAGATCACGCAAAGCTAAATAGCTAGCATCCTCAACAGCATAATCAGTTTGAACTTGTGTGATCCCATTTCTTTCATAAGGTGTTTTTCCATCACCAATATTATTTTCATCAATCCAGCGATTTTGGTTAAAGTTTTTATTATACCGTACTGTTTCCGCATAATACACATCCCCGTTTACAACCTCTGCCCCAACTACACCTTGCAAAAGAAAAGAAAGGTCAAAATCTTTATATGTGAAATTATTCGTTACACCAAAAGTAAAATCTGGCAAAGGATTACCAATTGCAGTATAATCACCAGCATCAATCGCACCACTATTATCCACATCAACGGCTCTTAATCCACCGGCTGCATCATTGATATGCGAAGGATTATTAGCAATTTCATCTTCTGATATCCATACTCCTTGTGTTTTAAAACCATAGAATTGCACCAATGGTTCTCCAACCCTTGTAAGGTACATCTCACCTCTTTCACCAGTAGTAATTTGTTGACTTTCACCTCCCAGGTCAAGCACTTTATTTCGGTTCATAGAATAGTTAAAAGTCGTACTCCATGAAAACAAACTACTTTTAAAATTATGAGTTGTCAATACTACTTCAAGGCCTTTATTTCGAACTTTGCCCTCATTACTCCATGCTTCAGTAAAACCAAGAGCCGAGTTAACAGAACGCTCATACAACAAGCTTTTCGTAATGGCATAATAATAATCTAACCCTAAATTAATACGTCCATTTAAGGCTGTCAAATCAATACCATAGTTGAACTCATTGGTTTGTTCCCATTGTAGAGAGGAATTACCAATTACATTGGATGTATTAGAAATACCGGAAACAACCGAACCATTTGAACTTCCTAAAGCATAACTATTAGACGACAGCATATTTGTATTGGCATAATTTTCAATATCATCCGTACCAGTAACACCATAACTAGCGCGTAATTTCAACTGATCTATCCACGAAATATTACTCTTAAAAAACTCCTCTTCAGAAATACGCCATCCCAAAGAAACGGAAGGAAAATATCCCCAACGATTATCTTCACCAAATTTAGAACTACCATCTCCCCTAAAACTAGCTGACAATAAATACTTATCAGCATAGGAATAAGAAAAACGAGAGAATAACGATACCAATCCTTCTTCTTCCTCCCAAGTACCTGTAGCCAATTCATCATCATCATACTGCAATATAGATCCTGCAGCATTAAGTGTTTGTATATAATCCGTAGCAAAGTTATTTCCGTATATACCGGCTGTTTTTGTATTTCTCTTTTGAATAGAGAAACCTAGTAAGGCATCAAAACTATGAATTCCGGATTTTTTATTATAAGTCAGAATATTTTCTGACAACAGGTCTGTGAATAATTGATTCTCATACAAACTACTATTGGGAGATGAAGCGGTCTTGGAATTTACATTTTCGTAAGTATCTTCTTGAGTATACACCAAATTAAAACCATTTGTTGTTTTAAAAGCTAGCCCTTTAGCCAATTTTAGTTTTAAAAACAAAGAACTCTGCATCCTGTAATCATTCCTAGAGTAAAATTGATTATTCATAACCGACAGTGGATTGTTATTGGAAGTACTATAAGGGGAAGCCGTCACTGTCCTTTCCAATCCGGTTTGTGGATCAATTCCTGTATATGTTTTATTACTGTAGTGATATCCATGAGAATAGCTTCCTATTTCCTGACCTGTAAGTGCTGCCGTATATTCGTTATGATACACAGGCAAAAAACGAGGAGTACGTACAAAATCAGTAAATGGGTTGGTTGGCTTGCTTCTTTTTGTATAACTTGGAGCCATAGAAACACCAATCTTTACAGCATCCGATAATTCTGCTTCAATTTTAGAACGAACATTAAAACGATCATATTTATTCTGAAGCATAATACCTTCATCTCCTAAATAGGAAGATGAAATATAATATTTCAATCCTTTATTTCCTCCTGACACATTAAATTGCATATTAAATACACCTGCCAATCTCAGGGCTTCTTCTTGCCAGTTGGTATCTTCAGTCTCTAATACAGCCATGGCTAAATACATATCACCCAAAGTCGTTCCTGAAAGATTAGCTTCATTCACCTTCATATCAATAAATTCATCCCTGCTCATCATAGGATGTAACTCATAATAATCTTTCACTCCATAAGATGCACGAACATTATATGTTGGTTTGCCTTCATTTCCATTTTTAGTAGTAATGATTATAACCCCATTGGCAGCACGAGAACCGTAGATAGCGGCAGAGGCCGCATCTTTCAACACTTCCATTGATTCGATATCAGCAACATCGACCAAACTAAGACCATCCGAAACAGGAAAACCATCCACAATAATCAATGGCTGCCCGTTTGCACTGATAGAGCCATTACCCCGAACTGTAATATTGGGAGACTCTCCAACTTGGGACGTCGTATTTTGAATTTGCACCCCTGCCACACGACCTTGTAGCAATTGATCAGCTCTTCCGCCTGGTATGTCTTCCAATCCAGCAGTCTCTAATTTGGCAATTGCTCCTGTAAGGTGCGACTTCTTCATTGCACCATACCCTACAACTACAACTTCGCCCAAATCAGCCATATCTGCTTTCATAACAACATTTATATTCGCCTGATCTCCAAGTAACGTTTCCTGAGTCACATACCCTATAAAAGAAAAAACAAGTGTCGCTTTTTCCCCTCTAGTTGTTAATGAAAATTTACCGTTAATATCAGTAATTGTTCCGTTTGTGGTTCCTTTTTCAACCACGTTCACTCCTACAAGAGGAGATCCATCGTCCGCATCAGTCACTAAACCTGTAAATGTTTGTCCAAATACATGAGTAAACAACCCGGCACATAAAAATAATGTAAATAGGATTTTCCTTTTCATTAGATTATAATTTTTTCCAAGAATTCATAAGTTTCCCACAAATAAATCCCTAGAATTATAACAATTAGATTTTTTATTTAGCTTTGTAGATACAATACACCCCTGGTACAAGCTCATAATATTGTCGAGATGAATGAGTTTGTCAATGATTTTAAGGGACTTGTATTGCTACTCGTTAATTAGTGCGTTTCGACGCACTAATTTTTTTTAACTTGAATCAACTCTCATGATATTCATACATTTTAAATTATACTTTAGATAGTTTATAGTTTATTTTTTACTGAATTCTAATACATCATGCAAGTGATCAATCATATGTTTTTCAGCCAAATCCCCATCTCCATCTATAATCGCCTGCAAAATTCCTTCATGCTGCATAACGCGCTTTGCTTTGCGTTCCTTATCACATACTTTCTCTGCAATATAGATTTTCAGAATATCAGGTAAAATAATCAAAAGCATCGTTTTAATCACCGAATTATGACTGGCTTCCGCAACACGCAAATGAAATATAAAATCTTCATTTTCAGCAGGCAAGCCCCTATCTACCCTCACATTATATTTATCTAACGCTTCCTGTATAGCTGCAATATCTTCATCTGTTCTTCGAACAGCAGCCTGTTGCACTGCAAATTTCTCCATCATTACACGTGTTTCCACCAACGAAAAGAAATCTGGCTTTTCAATTTTCATGATATTAGAAAGCAAACCCTCCATGGCTGCTATATCCACACCATTTACCACCACCCCACTTTGTGGCAAAGTATTTAAGATGCCTACAAATTCCAGTTTTTTTATGGCATCGCGAATATAAGTTCTCCCAACACCTAATTTTTCAGACAACTTTCGTTCTGACGGCAACTTATCTCCCGGTCTGAGATACCCTGTTATGATCAACTCTCTAATTTGTCTGATAATTTTATCAACCGGAGTCTCTACTTCTATCGCTTTAAAGTTCTCTAATAGCTCCATAATTCAATATTTTTCGCTTATTTTTTTTGATTTCCCAATAATTGGTCAACCAAAAGTAATCCTTTTTCCCCTACCTTAAAACTTTGTTATACCATACTACTTTATAATTCTAGACTACACAGGTTTTTCTTTAAAACATTCCATTATTAATCAACAATTTATAAGACTGATAATATTGTTTCTTAGAAACGAACCTGGCCAACAAGATCTTATTTCTATCCTCTATACCTATGTGGGTTGTTAGATTAGTGATTTTTCCACTATTAACTATCCTACCCGAAACATCATACAAGCTATAATTAATCGGAAGAAACGATGCCTCATTTACGCTAAAACAAATACTTCTTCTATCCACTACCCACTTCACCATATCTTTCATTTGATACGCTTTATTAAATATTCCCAACACAGGTTCTTCCTGATAGGCATAAGGACCAACCTCATTTTTTTCCAATGGAGATATTAATATTTCTGATTCCATATATTCGTCACACCCTATATCCTTTTTCTCACTTCTACTTTGGCCATCAATATCTTCAGTCAATAATGGAAACTCTCCTTGAGCAGCATCAATCAACGGACTAGAGGAAGCAGGACGCCACATACCCTCCGTATACTCCAGATGAGGATCTGCCAATAAAAATCCATCACTCAGTTCCTCTTCTTCTTCATCTGCATTAACCACATTACCCAACCAAGTGATTTGCGCTGAAGCATCCTCAATAACTACATGATTGCTTCCACTGGTTTTATCAATCACATTATTCGCAAAGGTACAATTCACAGGAGCCAAACTCTTTTCTGCATCTTTACCTGCACCCACCATCAAAGGCATTTTACAACCAACTATCGTATTAAAAATCACCACGGCATCCTGCACTTGGAAGTATCTATTCAACGGAGAATCTGGCACTCCATTCATCAAACATATGGCAGATCTGTAATCATCCCCTTTAAGTCCTTCAAAATAATTATTATAAACCTGATGCCTCTCTCCAATAATTCTCACGCCACCCGAAGATTTCTCATTTCCAAAAAAGAAGTTGCCATACACTAAACAATCATTGCCATGGCGAAGGGTCAAACAACCTGCACAATCCCTGAAAGTATTATATCGATAGGTGTTAAAACATGATTTATTGGAAATAATTTCAATCTCGCCATCACATTCCTCAAACAGATTAAACTCTACCATAGCGCGCGACTCTTTCATACTATTGCTACTCGTTCCAATTCTAATGGTTTCGCCACCATTGTATCCCAAATCGGGTCGTGACCCAAAATAATTATGGTCTATCTGTGTATAATTGGGCGTATCATTCAACCATACTACCAGTGTTGTTCCTGAATGTTCTTTTCCTGAAAACGAACAATGGTCCACTCTATTATACGCCCCATACACCGACACCCACTTATAATCCATATCCTTGTCTGTTGGATTATAAGATACAATGGTACAGTTAGTCAACCTAGAATGACTTGCCAATTCAGACGAACCATTTCGAAACTCAACAACAGCCCCCGAAGAGGAATAACCATTTTCAAAACGCAATCCATTTACCTCGAGGTATTCACCTGCTATCCTTAATGTTGAAGTTCCTGACAACACAACACCATTGCTTTCCTCAACAAGTAAAACAATGGGCTTTCCCTCTTCTCCCATTCCTTCAAATATAATTTCTTGATCTATCCAGGTACCCGAACGCATTATCACAGTATCTCCCGCCAATAAACGCTCCGACAAATCAGCTATTTCGCTAGCCGAAGAAACACTATAGCTTGTCGCATGAACCGACACTCCACACAAAGCTGTGATAGCTATGATGAAGCATAGACCTAATCGAACCATTCTAATATTTACACTTCTAATATCTCTCTTTAAAACTTTCATTTTCATGTTATAAAAAGTCTTTTACTCACTCTATACCTGATGAATTGTAACACAGGAGCAAATTAGACATTGATTTACCACTAATTTGGTAGACCAATTTATATGTATATTTTTAAATTAACAAATATTAAGGATTTTTTTTTTAACTCAACCTAGAGTCAAAATCACTCAAAAACCTCAAAAGCAAGTATACATAACACATACGGGCAATTTTATAACAAATCGAAAAAAACAACTTCCTCAATAGAATATTGGTCGACCAATTAAATCAAAGCATATAAAAATATAAATTTATTGAAATATTAGAGCTTCGTCTTGACGAATTAAAATTGCAATCAAAATTGATAATAGATTTTCCAATGCATTTTCCGGGTACATAGTTCACTCCTAAACCGGTTTATACATGAAGAAGAAACAAGTCCTTCCACACACTTTAAGTCCCTTAAAGTTTAATCTCAAATTTAACACGAACCCCAAAAGATGGAGCATCTTGGATAGATTGTGGAGCCAGACGCCACACACCTTCAATACGAAAAAAACGAAAAACATTTTCCAAGCCGGCACCAACTTCAGCATAAACACCTTGGACAGAGCGAATAGAATTTGGCATAACAACACCGTTCTTTTGCTGCTCACTTAAACTACCCATCATTGTTTTGGCCGACAGTACTTCGCGCAGACCTAGGCGTTTTAATAAGGGCATACGATTAAAAAAGAACCCATTCAGATGATATTCAATATAACTATTAAAATATTGATCATGAACAAACTCCAAATAATTAATCATATTAAAATCGTACCTATAATACCCATAGGTTTCATTTCCCCGAGGTATCTCAAGCATAGTATAGGGGAGTGTACCAAATATTTTTCCCACTTCGAATGCATAATTTAAGAAGGTTTGCCCGAAATATTTTTTGTGCTTAAAAGTTGCATGAACCTTAGCATATCCGTTCTCCTTATTTTCAAAAGAAACATAACCTCCAGATAATGCAACATTCACAATCGGATGATCACTTCCCGTATACAACCTTCTATAACCTTTATCAATATATTTTTCTTTCCATGATAAACGAAAATTGACACCTACCTCGAAGGCAGATATAGAACCGATCTCATTTCCCTGATAAACATAAGGATAATATTCCGGCGAATACTGCTTCATGTAATCAGTCATCAATGTAGTACTCAAACCCGTACGCCATTCATGTTCAAAAGAAAATTTCACACTTTGTTGACGATATAACTCGTCGAACTCATCACGGGCAAAAATGGTAGAAATCAGGTTGGTTTCTGAAGGAGTTAACATGTTTTCATACAAGTATAATATTTTACGATTCTCCCCCATTCTGATATAACTATCATCATAAGATAAGTTTAACACATTTCGTTTTGCAGTTGGTATTTTATACCCAATACCTCCATGGCCTGTCAGCAAATTATTTTTAGTACCATACCCCAATCCGCCGTAAAACATCCAATGCTCACTAATCTCTGAACTAGTTCTACCACCAAAGAAAAAACGCGTACCTTCAATTTTATTAGATTCCAAAAATTCAGTATAAGGCCCCACCTCAAATTTACCCACATCAAAATACCCTGTCATCCCCATCTCTACGACATCATTGGCTAATTTTACACTCGGCAGCTCATTCAAAGAATCAATAACTGCATATTTATCCAGATCATCCCTCGTTAATTTCTGGTGTCTGATATTTGCCCAATAAACAGAATCTCTTTCTTTCGCCCCATTTAAAGCAACTGCCTCATATTTTAAACTACGATCTGACAATTCAATTTCTTTCACTGGATTAATTTGCACCTTACTAAAAGACGTGAATTCCTGAAAGGTCAGTTCCAATCTATCTTTGGTAGTATCACCCCTTACTGGCAAGTAATCGAAAACAGCACTGGTATAACTAGATTTGTAAAATGGAATAGAATCATGCAACAATTGGTAGGCCGCCTTGATTTTAAAATTCTTAATAAAATTTAGTTGATTACCCGCCGAAACATCAGCCTCAATCTTCTGAATAGCAAAACGCTCATCATCTATAAGCATATAGCCTCGAAAAACATTCTCACCTTTTCTTTTGGGATAGAAGGTAACTTTAAAATATTTATCTCCATCTACCCTTACACTATCTTCCAGATAATAACGATAATAGAAACGTCCATTATCTGCAATAGGACTCACAAAGTTCTGTTCGTAGAAGTTAAGGTAATTATCGTAGTAATTAATATTAATATCTAAACCACTGGTATACCCCCCTACCTCCAAGTTATCCAACAGACCAATACCTGAAGTTTTATCGGCCAACACTGTTGATTTCTCCTGCAATGGTTTTCGCTGAAACTCATTATATACTACCTGTTCCGAAAAATAAACAGGCAAGTAAAAAGAGCTATCTTCGGCTTGCTTAAACAAATGCTTATGATTTCGGAAAGCACGCGATTTCATCAAACTCTTTTCCGCATTATTGAGATTATAGTCCCATTTAGTATATTTTTGATAAGCGTATCTATCGTAGCGTTCGGGGTTATTTATTGATTTATTTTTTATGGCATTTTTTAAAATCCACCGCACACGATGATCCGAAGGCAATACCTTCACCTCCTCCAATTCTGTCACAGCCGGAAGAAGCTGAACGTTTAATTCAGACAATACATTTTCAACGCTTATGGTTTTGGTTTCAAATCCAATGGCAGATACGGTAACCGAATCCCCTGAAAAACGAAATGCAAACACTCCAACTGTATCTGTTATGGTACCCTCAGATGTTCCTTTAACAAAGACACTGGCAAAAGGAATGGGCTCCTTTGTATCTGCCGCCATGACACTTCCCTTTAAATAGTGCATTTGGGCATGCATACTCCAGCAAAAAAAACATATAATAATCGAAATAAATAATCGTATCATTGCGTTCAACCTAAAGTAAATTTAAGTAAAGACAATAGGTTGCTCTCATAGTTGTCTTCATAGTGTTATAATTTTTCTGGTTTAGGTGACCACAAAGAAAATACAATTATTCTATTTTATATATTAATTCTTACTAAATGTGTAATTTTTATGGTTCAAACGTCATATAAGGGTATGACAACAAAAGTCCGTTTAAAGCTAAAACTCCAAACGGACTTATTTTCGTCTCCATGCTTCAACCACCATGAAACTATTATCTTTTAAAGGCCACAACAACTCACAAAAAAGAATTTTCCCATATAAAAAAACACTTTATCATGGCTCGTTTCGTCCACTGAACGCTCCAATCAGCTACACCTGTTTGTCGTGCAAAATAAGCATTGGATGTTCAGGATTTAGCACCATCTGCTTTGTAATACTAGGATGAAAAATACGATCAAAGAAACTAACATCACGACGAACCATGGCAATCATCTCAGCTTCATTATCATCCATAAACTTGCTAATACCCTTAGCTACATCTTCTCCTTCAATAAAATTAAAACTTAAATCGATATTTGGAAAGTGTGCAGCCATTTTACTTTCGGCATCCAAGCGATTGACATACTCATCTTCTAGCACGTTCACAAACATAAGTGCCGATCTAAACCTATCAACAATATCACGAACTGGGTTTAACACAGCATCCTTAGCCAAGTCTTTCAGGTCTGTAGCAAACACAATTTTCTCCGGTTTTTTAAACTGTGCACTTTTAGGTACCACCAGAATAGGTGCTTTTATACTTTTAATAACTTCGTAGGCATTTGATCCTAACAAAAAGTTTTCTAAGGCAGACTCACCTTTACACCCCAGCACAATTAGATCCGGATGATGCTGCTGTACATAATGATCCACCATATCAATCAGAGATCCAAAAACGGAAAGAGCCTTTACATCAACCTCGGGGAAAACGCGTTTCAGAAGGGTCACTTCTTGTTTTAAACCCTTCTCGCTTTCGAATGCCATCTCTTCTTTCACCTGCATTACATACGGGCTGCCACTAAATTCTAAATCATAAGCATTTAACAAACTGAAAAGAACTTGATCGTCCTTAAACATCTTTAAGGCATAAAGAGCGGCATTTCGGGCTGTGTTAGAAAAATCAGTCAATAACAATACATTCTTCATAGCCAGAAATTTAACATCTAAAGCAATATTTACACATACCGGCTTCAAGCTACCGTAAGAGAGAAATGTCTGAAAACCAAAGTTTTTCAGCAATAAAACCAAGCACTACCATTTATACGATAAAAACCACACAAAAGGTTACGATTTTTGTTAAGTTTTTGAAAACAAATTTTACCATTAGATACAACATGTGGCTATGAAAGTATACCGTGAGTAAACAAGCCGCTAAGTTCATACACCATCACGAAACAAATATCAATACGTATACCTTTCTAGACACGTTCATAAACGATAATCTTTTTGTCATCAAATATATTATAAC comes from the Saccharicrinis fermentans DSM 9555 = JCM 21142 genome and includes:
- a CDS encoding universal stress protein; translated protein: MKNVLLLTDFSNTARNAALYALKMFKDDQVLFSLLNAYDLEFSGSPYVMQVKEEMAFESEKGLKQEVTLLKRVFPEVDVKALSVFGSLIDMVDHYVQQHHPDLIVLGCKGESALENFLLGSNAYEVIKSIKAPILVVPKSAQFKKPEKIVFATDLKDLAKDAVLNPVRDIVDRFRSALMFVNVLEDEYVNRLDAESKMAAHFPNIDLSFNFIEGEDVAKGISKFMDDNEAEMIAMVRRDVSFFDRIFHPSITKQMVLNPEHPMLILHDKQV
- a CDS encoding DUF5686 and carboxypeptidase-like regulatory domain-containing protein, translating into MIRLFISIIICFFCWSMHAQMHYLKGSVMAADTKEPIPFASVFVKGTSEGTITDTVGVFAFRFSGDSVTVSAIGFETKTISVENVLSELNVQLLPAVTELEEVKVLPSDHRVRWILKNAIKNKSINNPERYDRYAYQKYTKWDYNLNNAEKSLMKSRAFRNHKHLFKQAEDSSFYLPVYFSEQVVYNEFQRKPLQEKSTVLADKTSGIGLLDNLEVGGYTSGLDININYYDNYLNFYEQNFVSPIADNGRFYYRYYLEDSVRVDGDKYFKVTFYPKRKGENVFRGYMLIDDERFAIQKIEADVSAGNQLNFIKNFKIKAAYQLLHDSIPFYKSSYTSAVFDYLPVRGDTTKDRLELTFQEFTSFSKVQINPVKEIELSDRSLKYEAVALNGAKERDSVYWANIRHQKLTRDDLDKYAVIDSLNELPSVKLANDVVEMGMTGYFDVGKFEVGPYTEFLESNKIEGTRFFFGGRTSSEISEHWMFYGGLGYGTKNNLLTGHGGIGYKIPTAKRNVLNLSYDDSYIRMGENRKILYLYENMLTPSETNLISTIFARDEFDELYRQQSVKFSFEHEWRTGLSTTLMTDYMKQYSPEYYPYVYQGNEIGSISAFEVGVNFRLSWKEKYIDKGYRRLYTGSDHPIVNVALSGGYVSFENKENGYAKVHATFKHKKYFGQTFLNYAFEVGKIFGTLPYTMLEIPRGNETYGYYRYDFNMINYLEFVHDQYFNSYIEYHLNGFFFNRMPLLKRLGLREVLSAKTMMGSLSEQQKNGVVMPNSIRSVQGVYAEVGAGLENVFRFFRIEGVWRLAPQSIQDAPSFGVRVKFEIKL
- a CDS encoding polysaccharide lyase 6 family protein; its protein translation is MKVLKRDIRSVNIRMVRLGLCFIIAITALCGVSVHATSYSVSSASEIADLSERLLAGDTVIMRSGTWIDQEIIFEGMGEEGKPIVLLVEESNGVVLSGTSTLRIAGEYLEVNGLRFENGYSSSGAVVEFRNGSSELASHSRLTNCTIVSYNPTDKDMDYKWVSVYGAYNRVDHCSFSGKEHSGTTLVVWLNDTPNYTQIDHNYFGSRPDLGYNGGETIRIGTSSNSMKESRAMVEFNLFEECDGEIEIISNKSCFNTYRYNTFRDCAGCLTLRHGNDCLVYGNFFFGNEKSSGGVRIIGERHQVYNNYFEGLKGDDYRSAICLMNGVPDSPLNRYFQVQDAVVIFNTIVGCKMPLMVGAGKDAEKSLAPVNCTFANNVIDKTSGSNHVVIEDASAQITWLGNVVNADEEEEELSDGFLLADPHLEYTEGMWRPASSSPLIDAAQGEFPLLTEDIDGQSRSEKKDIGCDEYMESEILISPLEKNEVGPYAYQEEPVLGIFNKAYQMKDMVKWVVDRRSICFSVNEASFLPINYSLYDVSGRIVNSGKITNLTTHIGIEDRNKILLARFVSKKQYYQSYKLLINNGMF